One window of the Zea mays cultivar B73 chromosome 3, Zm-B73-REFERENCE-NAM-5.0, whole genome shotgun sequence genome contains the following:
- the LOC118476813 gene encoding uncharacterized protein yields MSVNNLFVTVFAGEDLVLERKVPFHRLTWEQAGLVVGKGLIDNVLSDYLWAKAILLTTTTVATTSLTIQVLIATIVDTLTGHAPHLLNYVGAAAVLVGFAGINIPAGESPQDVQQEQETPIVSMVDDDPVHLPSSTNATDVVSDPGVV; encoded by the exons ATGTCGGTGAACAACCTCTTTGTAACTGTCTTTGCAGGCGAAGACCTTGTCCTAGAACGAAAAG TACCATTCCACAGGCTCACATGGGAACAAGCTGGTCTTGTTGTTGGAAAAG GTTTGATAGACAATGTTTTGAGTGACTACTTGTGGGCGAAAGCGATCCTTCTCACAACAACCACGGTCGCTACAACTAGCCTCACAATCCAAGTTCTGATTGCTACCATTGTGGACACGCTCACCGGTCATGCTCCTCATCTACTGAACTATGTCGGAGCCGCTGCCGTCCTAGTTGGTTTCGCTGGAATCAACATACCAGCTGGAGAGTCTCCACAGGATGTTCAGCAGGAGCAGGAAACTCCGATTGTTAGCATGGTCGATGACGACCCGGTTCATTTGCCCAGCAGTACCAATGCTACTGATGTTGTCTCAGACCCTGGGGTCGTGTGA